Below is a genomic region from Pseudarthrobacter sulfonivorans.
CGGCTCTTGAAGCTGATTCGGCGCTATCTTGAAGCGGGGATCATGGCTGATGGGGTGCGGCAGCCGACGGTGGAGGGAACCCCGCAGAGGTCTCCTTTGTCGCCGTTGCTGTCGAACATCATGCTGGACGATTTTGATCAGGAATTCTGGGGTCGGGGGCACCGCTTCGTGCGGTATGCCGACGACATCAGGGTCTTTGTGAAGTCCAAGAGGGCCGCGAAACGGGTGCTGGAACAGAACACGAAAGTGCTGGAAAAGGACCTGAAATTGAGGGTCAAGCGGGTGAAGTCCACGATCAATCCGGCAAACGTAGCTACATTGCTGGGTTTCGGGTTCTACTTCGTCAAGGGCGGGGTGAAGATCCGGATCGCGCCGAAGGCGCTCAAGCGCATGAAGGACCGCATCAGGGAACTGACCTCGCGCAAATGGAGTATCTCCATGGCTGACCGCATCCAACAACTGAACCGCTACGTTCGCGGCTGGATGGGCTATTTCCGGCTGTCACAGACACCGAAGAAGTTCGCCTCCCTCGATAAATGGTTCAGGCGCAGGATGCGCCAAATCCGGTGGAAGGAATGGAAACTCCCGCGAACACGGGTGGCAAATCTGCGGCGCCTTGGGATCAGGCCGGACCTGGCCTATCAATGGGGCAACAGCAGCCGAGCCTACTGGCGGGTCGCGAAGTCGCCCATTCTCCATAGGGCCCTGCCGGCCGAGTATTGGGCAGGGAACGGCCTCATTTTCTTTCGCGCTGCGTGGGATCGTCTTCAAACGACCTAGCGAACCGCCGTATGCGAGGCCCGCACGTACGGTGGTGTGAGAGGTGGGTCGGGAAACCCGACCCACCTACTCGATTTGTCCAAGGCTGTTGCCGCATTGGCTTGTTGCTGACATCGAGCCCGAGTCCGGCGGAGGCCCGTTCCACCAGGAGATTTACGCACCCGAATTGCATTAGTGCAAAGGTTTTTGCTGACTCGGGATCAAATAGATCCAGACCGGCCACCAGGCCCCGTCTCGGAATGTGCCGCTGTCAGAAACAAAGGGTCTTTTGAACCTCGGTGCCGCCGGCCAAGAACCAACCCCCCGCGCCATCAAACGAAAAATGTCGAACTGGCCCCTCAGGCGAATACCAAAAAGCCTAAGTAAACGGCATTGCTGGCTCCTAGACCTGACTTACCCAGGCAAACCATCTGATCCGCGCCCAACGTCAATCCCGAACATGCCACGCCTCCTTTTGCGCAGGAATCCCAACACCAAGCGACCCTTCTGGTCCCCCATCATCGCTGGGCGGTCCCTGCACGCAACCCGCGCGCTACGCGCCGGACATTCCCCCGGACATTGTTCCTCGGCGCTCCTGCGTCGCTTATTCCCTCACAACAATCTCCTCCCCCTGCCCGGTTCCCCGGGTTGCCCTCCGGTCCCTCATACCCAGCGGTGATTCCTCTACCAGAAGGCCCCACCAAAGCAGAAGCCCAAACCAACAAAGGCCCTGCCCATCACTGAGGAGAGATCACCATGGACACCCTGCACATCACCACACCGGCCGACCTCGTCAGCCTCATCGGCCATAGCCTCGGCTACTGGCCCCACGAAAGCCTGGTCTGCATCTCACTCCAACAGAACAGGATGGGAGCCACCCTCAGGCTGGACCTGCCCACTACCCCCGGCCACGCCCACACTTACGCACGAAAGGTCGGCGGCTACCTCCGTACCCACCAGGACGCAACGGCGGCCGTCTTCGCGATCTTCACCAACACCCACCGCGACAATGACAGTGAGGCCCTCTTCGGCCCCCTCGTCGAAGCCCTCGCCCAACAGCTGGCACTGGCCGGAAATCCGATCCAGGCCGGCTGGAATATCGGACCCACCGCCATGGCCGAATTCAGGATCCACCCCGTCTCCTACGGCCCAGACATCCCGCTCACCACGATCCAGTCGAGCGTGCTCAACGCCGAACTCATCTTCCGCGGCAGCCAAATCAAGGACAGCCTCGCCCTCCCCCACCCCACCGTCACGCGCGAGTTCACCGCCGACGTCGAAACTCACCTCAAAGCTGCCGCGGTCCAAAGCTCCGCCCAGCGGACAGCCGCAGCCCGCGGGTACTGGTCCAGTCTCCTCGACGACGGGGACGAGCCGACGGCGGCGCAGCTCGCCGAAGTGCTCAGCTACCTACAAATCCCCGAGCTTAGGGACAGGCTCATCGCCGACATGCCCGGCCTGAACCTTCCGATGGAACTCCTCCTGTTCGGCGAATCCAACACAGCACCAGACTGGGACCGGATCGACACCGCAGAAGGACTACTGCTGCAGCTAACGCTGTGACGGGACTTGAAGTTGAGGCGTGCGTGTCCACACTTCTTCGAGGATTTGTCCACACGCTGAGTCTGAAATGCGACTGAGCTGCGACAACACTGCGCCTGTAGTCGGGCTACAGTCCCACACTCCATCGCTCCCAGTCACGCGCGCGCCGTTCCAGCCGGCGCTGCTGTCCACTTCGGCACCTTCGCCCCGGCCACGGCCGGCTTCCCCCGGTCTCCCCGCAGGTCATGTCAGAATCATCGACGCAGAACATGGATACGTGTCATCAGAAATGGACAAGCAGCGGAAAGGACCAACGAGATGGCCAGGTGGGGCAGCCGATCAAACCGTCATGAGTCGAAGTCACCGATTTTCCTCCAGTCATGTCGCATGGAACGCCTAAACGCATGAAGTGATGTCAGCAGAACCTGCAGGAACGGACGGAAATGCGAGGACAACAACCGCCCCTGGACACGGTGTGGACACTGTCCACACCCCTTTGGCAGGACAACCGGCCACATTACAGCTCGTCTAGGCCATCGAAAGGTGCGAAACGAACTGAAGAATCGTCAAGAAATCCCGCTCAAGTCACGCCATCAGCACGACCCCACGGCATGAATAAGTGACAGACCCACCTCGGCTGCACAGCAACCCAGAAAGGAGACACAAATACCCACAGATCCGAGCAGGCGAAGGGCCCACTAGCCAGGGCACTGAGCCCGCCTCCCACATAATTTCATAGGTGAATGCGGCGCCAGGCACAAACCGCGGCCAGTGTCAGAGGGGCCTGCGGAGGGGTAAATGTACACACATCAGAAGCAAAAAACGCCCCTGATGTGGGAATACGTGCCCGAGGTGGGACTCGAACTGCATTCCGGCCCTTGTGAACACTGGGATCCCACGGAAACATGCGGAATCCGGCCCGATCCGACCCCGGTACGGCCCGATCCGAAGCCCACGGTGTGCACATTGTCCGCAGGCCGAATTCGCCGTTGTGCGCATCCCGTAACGACAACCGTGCTCCCCCTCTGAGGGAGCGCGGTTTGTCTTTGCGCTGGCACGAGTGGGACTGGCGCTGGCCAGAGTGGGACTGCCGACGGTTCCGCGCCGTCCCACATTCTGCGTGATGCCGCCTGCAAGGGACGGAGCACCCAATGACCGGCAGGACCATCCAACAAAGAAGAACTTCATGTGGCTACACCTCCTTCATCCATCTCATGTGCTTTTGCGCAGGAACACACGTGACTAGGCCAAAAACGGCTACGCGGCCAGCGCGGATTCGCACCGGGGCCCGGTGTCAGCTGTAGCGGAGGCGCGCGGCACGCCGGTTCAAAGATCCCAGGTACGGGTGGTGCCCTCCTGATTAGATGTGTTGGACCAACGAGAACGTGGCGACACGCGTGGCTGATTACCGAACTCCCAGGCCGCCGCTGGCCCACCCCCAACAATAGGTGCGTTATTGGCTCATCGAGATAGGTGCGGGAGCTGCAGCAAACGCTGTGCATGACCAGTCGGTCGACCTTGACGGACCATACGTGGCCGATCTCATTGCTCAACCCAATCGCAAGTTCATACGCGCCCTGTTTGCTCCCGCCGGGCGGACGGAAGAGGGCACGTCCATTAGTGGTGTCCCCGGCCCGGGTCGCATGCTTCACCCTCTCGACACCTGCCGTTGTCTGTCATGCCATCCCGGGCGCCTACGTTTGATCGCACCCGGCCACCGGGCACCCCTATCACGCATTTGGAGCAGACATGAAGATGAAGCGCGCCCTGGCCATCGCAGCAGTCGCCGCGGCCACCCTGACAGCCGGAACCTCCGCTGTGGCCACCAACGGGCAAACTCCCAAGGGCCTCACGGCAGAAGCAGAGGCCTTCACCAAGGTGGACCGCAACACCCAGTGGGACCAGGTCCAGAAGCTCAAGCTGGACTTCCCGACCTTCCACCCGCAAGGCATGTCGTTGGTCGGCGATAAAATCTTCCTCAGCAGCGTCGAGATCCTCGAACCGACAGTGCGCTACCCCTCGCCCGTCGACGGTTACGACCGCACCACCGGCAAGGGCCGCGGCCACGTCTTTGTCATCGACCGGCAGGGAAAGCTGCTGAAAGATATCGTCCTTGGTGAGGACACCATTTACCACCCGGGCGGCACGGACTTCGACGGCGAGAAGGTCTGGGTTCCGGTGGCCGAGTACCGGCCCAACAGCAGGTCCATTGTCTACACAATTGATCCAGACACCTACGAGGTCGCGGAGCAGTTCCGTCAGGCGGACCACGTTGGCGGGGTCGTCGCCGACCGCAAGACCCACCGAATCAGCGGCGTCAGTTGGGGTTCCCGCAAGCTGTTCACCTGGAACAGTCAAGGCAGGCTCCTGGGGACGCAGGCCAACCCCAGCCACTTCATCGACTACCAGGACTGCGAGTACGCCGGCGCCGGGCACCAGCTCTGCTCGGGTGTTACCGGCCTCAAGACTGCCGACGGGAAGCCGTTCGAGCTCGGCGGCCTCGCGCTGACTGACATCACAGATGGAAGGATCGTCCACGAGGTCCCCTTCCAGAAGTTCTCCACCGCGGGCCACTCGGTGACCCGCAACCCGGTTGCCCTGGAATCTGACGGCGGCGTGCTGCGCCTGTTCGCGGCCCCCGACGACGGCGAAGAAGTCGCTGGAACCGAACTCT
It encodes:
- the ltrA gene encoding group II intron reverse transcriptase/maturase; this encodes MNPGWPLSVRSEDPAGIGENIRDGQGLWEEVFSRQNLMIALKRVERNRGAAGADGLRTEELRAWCLGHWTETREALDAGTYAPLPVRQVLIPKPDGGERKLGVPSVLDRLIQQAVAQVLSPVFDPGFVPVSYGFRPGKSAHDAVKVAQTVIGQGYRWVVEVDLDAFFDRVNHDVLMARVARKVKDKRLLKLIRRYLEAGIMADGVRQPTVEGTPQRSPLSPLLSNIMLDDFDQEFWGRGHRFVRYADDIRVFVKSKRAAKRVLEQNTKVLEKDLKLRVKRVKSTINPANVATLLGFGFYFVKGGVKIRIAPKALKRMKDRIRELTSRKWSISMADRIQQLNRYVRGWMGYFRLSQTPKKFASLDKWFRRRMRQIRWKEWKLPRTRVANLRRLGIRPDLAYQWGNSSRAYWRVAKSPILHRALPAEYWAGNGLIFFRAAWDRLQTT
- a CDS encoding DUF4192 family protein, which produces MDTLHITTPADLVSLIGHSLGYWPHESLVCISLQQNRMGATLRLDLPTTPGHAHTYARKVGGYLRTHQDATAAVFAIFTNTHRDNDSEALFGPLVEALAQQLALAGNPIQAGWNIGPTAMAEFRIHPVSYGPDIPLTTIQSSVLNAELIFRGSQIKDSLALPHPTVTREFTADVETHLKAAAVQSSAQRTAAARGYWSSLLDDGDEPTAAQLAEVLSYLQIPELRDRLIADMPGLNLPMELLLFGESNTAPDWDRIDTAEGLLLQLTL
- a CDS encoding DUF6454 family protein, with translation MKMKRALAIAAVAAATLTAGTSAVATNGQTPKGLTAEAEAFTKVDRNTQWDQVQKLKLDFPTFHPQGMSLVGDKIFLSSVEILEPTVRYPSPVDGYDRTTGKGRGHVFVIDRQGKLLKDIVLGEDTIYHPGGTDFDGEKVWVPVAEYRPNSRSIVYTIDPDTYEVAEQFRQADHVGGVVADRKTHRISGVSWGSRKLFTWNSQGRLLGTQANPSHFIDYQDCEYAGAGHQLCSGVTGLKTADGKPFELGGLALTDITDGRIVHEVPFQKFSTAGHSVTRNPVALESDGGVLRLFAAPDDGEEVAGTELFVFEARP